Proteins from a single region of Thunnus albacares chromosome 14, fThuAlb1.1, whole genome shotgun sequence:
- the cdc42ep3 gene encoding cdc42 effector protein 3, translated as MPAKAPIYLKPTNNKKGKKCRLRDILSPDMISPPLGDFRHTIHIGRGGERDAFGDMSFLQGKYELLPGKADVHPQYGIQSEFLRANSTGDASFAETPSPVLKNAISLPTIGGCQALTLPLISSTVFSMPPEPLGDIVGPTPPMKPDSAEEVEILQMDALLRSIDVFSSEPLSISTDIQSKPDVLLDLLENTDEPTSKAVAKANKINKSETRFDKPSSYYINGHSNSIYKANGSLNSNTSTDSFDSFSGKEDFKTKICNGSGGLNGNGNCNGYGHFNNDITLGFKEELSKCNGEWVDRDSGVEEGRICDFEFEFSKEKSTSQDSLAQITGSFLSLELDLGPSILDDVLNIMDKPAAKSRP; from the coding sequence ATGCCAGCAAAAGCACCCATATACCTGAAACCCACTAATAAtaagaaggggaaaaaatgtcGCCTGAGAGATATTTTGTCCCCAGACATGATCAGTCCACCGCTTGGGGATTTTCGCCACACCATTCACATTGGCAGGGGTGGGGAGAGAGATGCCTTTGGAGACATGTCCTTCCTCCAGGGGAAGTATGAACTCCTACCAGGGAAGGCAGACGTCCACCCTCAGTATGGCATCCAAAGTGAGTTTCTGCGAGCAAACAGCACTGGTGATGCTTCCTTTGCTGAGACCCCCTCTCCTGTTCTCAAGAATGCCATCTCCCTTCCGACCATTGGTGGCTGCCAGGCGCTTACACTTCCCTTGATCTCCTCCACCGTGTTCTCCATGCCCCCGGAGCCCTTGGGGGACATAGTGGGGCCTACACCTCCCATGAAACCTGACAGTGCTGAGGAGGTAGAGATCCTGCAGATGGATGCTTTGTTGCGCTCAATAGACGTCTTCAGCAGTGAGCCTTTGTCCATCTCCACAGATATCCAGTCAAAGCCAGACGTCCTTCTGGATCTGCTGGAAAACACAGATGAGCCAACCTCTAAGGCAGTTGCCAAAgctaacaaaataaacaaaagtgaAACCCGGTTTGACAAGCCATCATCTTATTATATCAATGGTCACAGCAACAGCATCTACAAAGCTAACGGAAGCCTGAACAGCAACACAAGCACCGACAGCTTTGACAGCTTTAGCGGTAAAGAGGACTTCAAGACCAAGATCTGCAATGGCAGCGGAGGTCTCAATGGCAATGGCAACTGCAATGGCTATGGACACTTTAACAATGACATTACCCTGGGCTTTAAGGAGGAGCTCTCCAAGTGCAATGGAGAGTGGGTAGACAGAGACAGTGGGGTGGAGGAGGGCCGCATCTGTgattttgagtttgagttttcCAAAGAGAAGAGCACATCGCAGGATTCCCTCGCCCAGATCACGGGGTCATTCCTCTCCCTCGAACTCGATCTGGGCCCATCCATCCTGGATGATGTGCTCAACATAATGGATAAACCTGCAGCAAAGAGCAGGCCTTGA